In Acidiferrobacterales bacterium, the sequence AACATCTGTTTGGTGCGACTGCCGTCCTCATTTTTGAGCATTCGATAAAATCCGCCACCGGTCTTTCGCCCGAGCTGTCCGGAATCCAGCATGGCTTGCTCGACAGCAGGCAACATCAGATAGGATCTGCCTGCGTCCTCAGACGACAAGTTTCTGTCGAGATTGTCGGCGACCAGATCCATCACATCCAATCCCACAAGATCAATCAATCCATAAAGGCCGGTGGATGGGGTCTTAAAACCAGCACTCATCAGGGCATCAATCCTTTCAATCGAAATTCCCTTATTCTGAGCATCGCCGCCCTTGTGAAGACCTGCCAGCATCCAGAAACAACCGATCCGGTTGCCGATAAAGTTCACGGTATCCTTTGCGTAGACGACGCCCTTGCCCAGTCGGTCCCTGGCGAAGGTTGCCAGGCTGGTGATGACTTCGGGGTCTGTCTCCTCACCGGGCACGACTTCCAGCAGTCTCATGACTTTGACAGGATTGAAAAAATGTGTGACAGCAACATCCTTTCTGAATTGCTCGGGCATGCCGTCGCTTATCGATCGAAGTGGAATGCCGGACGTGTTGGTGGTGACGATCGAACCCGGTTTTCGTACCGCTTCCAATTTGGAGAACATACCGCGCTTCGTCTCAAGGTCCTCCACGATCGCCTCGCATATCCAATCGGCATTTGATGCAAGATCAAGGGAGTTTTCAAAACTACCGACCGTGATCAGGTCGGCACTACCGGGATCGTCCAGCATAGGCGCACGGCCGGCCAGCATATTGTCCTTGCCGCGCTGTGCCAGCTCATCGGACACGTCCAACAGCACAGTTTCACAACCCGCCTGTGCACAAGCGGCAGCGATTCCGGCACCCATTGTACCCGCGCCCAACACCGCTACTGTCTGAATACTACGTTTACTCACTATTCACCTCAAAAAATCTAGAAATTGTTGTAACTCATGCAAATCAATGAGCCGCCGGAACAGCTCTTCTGATCGGATCCTCATTGATCGGAAGGTGCAGTACCGCGGCCATGATACCGAGTGCTGCGCAAACCCACCAGACGACCTCGTAGGACTGGGTGGTGTCAAAGAGCAACCCGCCCATCCAGACACCGAGAAAACTTCCAAGCTGATGGCTCAGAAAAACAAAACCGAACAAGGTGCCCAGATATCGGGGACCGAAAATCTGACCTACAATGCCTGAAGTCAGCGGAATCGTCGCAAGCCAGAGAATTCCCATGGCACTGGCAAAAATCAAGGCACTGGCGACCGAAGGCGGCATCAGCACGAAAATTGCGATTGCAACCGCCCGACCAAAATAGATGATACTCAGGATGTTTTTCTTCAGGTACCTGTTTCCCATATATCCGGCGAGCAACGTTCCCACAAGATTGAACAGGCCGACGAGCGAAAGCGCCCACGCACCCACACTGCTCGACAGGCCGATATCCGTCAGATAGGCCGGCAGATGGACGCCAATGAATGTCACCTGAAATCCGCAGACAAAGAAACCGGCAGTCAGATAAACATATCCCGAGTGCTTGGCCGCTTCAGACAGTGCTTCTGTCAGGCTCTGCTCCGGACCCGATACCGTCTGCTTTCCTTTCAGCATCAACGCAAATGGAATGACAATTGCCATCAGGCATGCCAATACAAGAATGGTACTCGACCACCCGAGTTGAAGAACGAGCGAGTTTGCGACCGGCACCAGCACGAATTGTCCGAGGGAGCCGGCTGCAGACCCGATTCCCAGTGCCATTGAACGTTTGTGTTCCGGTACGGCCCTGGCAATGACCGCAAGAATGACTGCAAAACTCGTTCCAGAAAGCCCCAGTCCAATCAGGATGCCATTTGCAATATAGAAGCCAAGCGGCGATGAGGCGACCATCATCAGCAAAAGACCGATGATGTAGCAAATGCCGCCAAGCAATATGACCCGCCCTGAGCCATACCGATCCGCTATGGCTCCGAACAGCGGTTGCGAAAAGCCCCAGAAGATGTTCTGGATTGCGGCGGCAAACGCAAAAATGCTTCGTCCCCATTCATACTGTTCGGTAATCGGTACCAGAAACACTCCCATGGTGGAGCGTGTACCGAACCCGAGAAAAATCACCAGGCAGCCGCAGGTGACAATGATGATCGGATGAAACCAGTTGAATCCGGGTCGAAGCGACTCAGTCGACATTTGCAGGTTGTCCTTAGCTGAATTGTTGTTAATCTGAGGTCGCGACTGTCTGTCGCGTTGTCTCACGCATGTGACAGAATGTCGCCAATCTGGAAGATATGCGGATTATATTCAACGATACAAAGCCCGTCAGAATATGTGGTGGGTGTTGCGCAGCTGGCGTCCCCGATGATTGCGACCGAAGACCTTCAGTCAGTTCGCCGGCATCCATTCATTCCAGAAACGCCAATACGGGCCAGGAAACACCGACGGCATGCGTCGAATCCATATCAGCAGGCGCAGTCATCATCGGCTTACCCTGCCACATTGGACGGATGAGTTGGTCTGAAAGCAGAAGGTCGAAACAGTATAAATTCCGTTATAACAGGCAGTTATAATTGAATTAATGCGTCGCTGAAAAGTTCGCTTTTGGCTTGGTTCCGAGACTTTCGCCGATGCCCGATTGCTGAGCAAAAGCCTGTATGCCGACACGCCTGGCAAGGACACGCCAACCTGATAACTGGCGGCAGTGTCTCAGGTCGGGTAAGGCACAGGCGGTTTCGGCGGATGATTGCAAGCAGGCAAAAACCGATCACAGGCAGCGAATCGGGGATGTCAGAGGCGATTGCCAGGCCGAGGTTCTGCATGCGAAGTCAGGTCTCAATCGCAACGTACTGAAAATCGGTTGGTACGCCGTGCTGTCTAGAAAATAACACTGCTTGATCTTGTCATGTTCGATTACAGAATTCCCAAGTTTTCCAATGTCATCCACGCCGTGGACCTGCATGCCTGTGGCGAGCCCGGCCGGGTCATTGTCGGAGGTCTCCCGGATGTGCCCGGCAAGACGATGTACGAGAAGATGTGCCACCTTGAACGGAATGGTGACGACTTGCGCAAGCGGATGCTGCGTGAACCTCGAGGCTATCCTGCGGCCAACTGCAACATCGTATTTCCGTCACAGAACCCGCAAGCGGACGCAGGATTCGTAATTCTGGAACAGGTCGAGTATCCGTTGATGTCGGGCTCGAACATAATCTGTGTAGCCACCGCACTCATCGAGACAGGTATGGTTGAGGTCACGGAACCTGAGACCATACTGACATTGGAGGCACCTGCCGGATTGGTCGAGGTCACTGCTGAGGTGGTCGATGGAAAGGCCAAAGGCATCACTTTCGAAAATGTACCGGCATTTGCCGTTCATCTGGACCAGACCATTGATGTACCGGAACTTGGCAAGGTCACGGTTGACGTCGCCTGGGGCGGTATGTTCTATGTCATAGCGGACGCTGAACGGCTGCAGATCGCGTTGCTTCCAGACCGGGCCGGTGAAATTACCCGTGCCGGAGAGATGATCAAGGCCGCAGCACGG encodes:
- a CDS encoding proline racemase family protein — translated: MFDYRIPKFSNVIHAVDLHACGEPGRVIVGGLPDVPGKTMYEKMCHLERNGDDLRKRMLREPRGYPAANCNIVFPSQNPQADAGFVILEQVEYPLMSGSNIICVATALIETGMVEVTEPETILTLEAPAGLVEVTAEVVDGKAKGITFENVPAFAVHLDQTIDVPELGKVTVDVAWGGMFYVIADAERLQIALLPDRAGEITRAGEMIKAAAREQLPCVHPENPDVSGVTICVMTGTPTAVDATAKNAVVVSSGQLDWQRPTTWTGIVDRSPCGTGTCARMAALYAKGELGLNQDYHHEGILGTIFTGRLIRETRIGDLTAVVPTIRGQAWITSIAEYVVDPDDPFPNGFTVGDIWGGAIDEPQAH
- a CDS encoding MFS transporter; this translates as MSTESLRPGFNWFHPIIIVTCGCLVIFLGFGTRSTMGVFLVPITEQYEWGRSIFAFAAAIQNIFWGFSQPLFGAIADRYGSGRVILLGGICYIIGLLLMMVASSPLGFYIANGILIGLGLSGTSFAVILAVIARAVPEHKRSMALGIGSAAGSLGQFVLVPVANSLVLQLGWSSTILVLACLMAIVIPFALMLKGKQTVSGPEQSLTEALSEAAKHSGYVYLTAGFFVCGFQVTFIGVHLPAYLTDIGLSSSVGAWALSLVGLFNLVGTLLAGYMGNRYLKKNILSIIYFGRAVAIAIFVLMPPSVASALIFASAMGILWLATIPLTSGIVGQIFGPRYLGTLFGFVFLSHQLGSFLGVWMGGLLFDTTQSYEVVWWVCAALGIMAAVLHLPINEDPIRRAVPAAH
- a CDS encoding 3-hydroxyacyl-CoA dehydrogenase NAD-binding domain-containing protein is translated as MSKRSIQTVAVLGAGTMGAGIAAACAQAGCETVLLDVSDELAQRGKDNMLAGRAPMLDDPGSADLITVGSFENSLDLASNADWICEAIVEDLETKRGMFSKLEAVRKPGSIVTTNTSGIPLRSISDGMPEQFRKDVAVTHFFNPVKVMRLLEVVPGEETDPEVITSLATFARDRLGKGVVYAKDTVNFIGNRIGCFWMLAGLHKGGDAQNKGISIERIDALMSAGFKTPSTGLYGLIDLVGLDVMDLVADNLDRNLSSEDAGRSYLMLPAVEQAMLDSGQLGRKTGGGFYRMLKNEDGSRTKQMFQPASGSWVDAIGSSCDQDARTLAFEMSDEGNFVWSLMSKTLCYAADLVTEISDDIVNIDRAMRWGFNWKKGPFELLDELGPKDVADRLRSERRPVPRMLAHLESSGQDRFYSESGASFLGADGAMHDMPAE